The following is a genomic window from Micromonospora cathayae.
AGGTCGATCATGCCGGTGACCCGGTTGGTGCCCTGCGTCAGCACCGAGAAGCCGTCGCCACCGCCGGCCAGGAAGCTGTTCACCGTGATCCGGTAGGTGGCGGTGGCGGTGACCGCGGTCCCGCCGATGGTGAGGCTGCCCGGCACGACCCGGCTGCCCGCGCACGGGTCGCCGGCCGGCGCGGTGGTCCCGGCCGGGTTCACCGTGTAGCGGACCGTGTCGGACGGGTAGAGCGTGCGGCCCACCGTGAACTGCTGCTCCAGCAGGCAGTAGAGCTGCGCGCCGGTCACGTCCAGGGTGGTCAGGTTGTTGGCGAACGGCTGGACGGTGAACGCCTCCTCGTAGGTGACGTCACCGGCGTCGAGGTCGGCGCGGACGCCGCCCGGGTTCATGAACGCGGCGACCGCGTTCTGCTCGGTGTCGGTGGCGTCGAGCTGCGCGTCGGCGATCACGTTGCCCATGGTCGACTCGCCCAGCGTCGTCCCGTAGAGGGTCTCCTGGGCCCGGGTCAGCGGGCCGGCGGTGCTGCCGACGATGACGCCGGCGACCGGGCCGAGCACCTCCTTGTAGCGGGCGATCAGCGCGGTCTGCTTCGGGTCCTTGGTGACGTCCCGGGTGACCACGACGTTCTCGGCCTGCATGCTCAGCACGTCACCGGTCCGACGGTCGATCTTCAGGTCGATGTCGGTGACCAGGCGGCCGAACGAGCTGGCGCTGGTGACCAGCTTGCCGGCCACCTCGCAGTTGTACGCCTGGTGGGTGTGCCCGCTGACGATCACGTCGATGGACGGGTCCATCCGCTCGGCGATGTCCACCACCGGGCCGGTGAAGTCGACGCAGTCGTTGATGCCGCCGGCACCGGCCTGGTTGCCGCCCTCGTGCAGCAGCACCACGATGGTCTCGACGCCCTTGCGGCGCAGCTCACGGGCGTACCGGTTGGCGGTGACGGCCTCGTCGGTGAACTCCAGGCCGGCGACGCCCTCCTGGCTGACGATGTCCGGGGTGCCCTCCAGGGTCATCCCGATGAAGCCGATCTTGACGCCGTCGACCTTGTGGATGGCGTACGGCGGCAGCAACGGCCGGCCGTTCGAGGTCTTGAAGGCGTTGGCCGACAGGTACTGGAAGCCGGCGCCCTTGAACGGGGTGCCGTCGGCGCAGCCGTCGACCGGGTGGCAGCCGCCGTTCTGCATCCGGAGCAGCTCGGCGGGGCCCTCGTCGAACTCGTGGTTGCCGACGGCGGCGTAGTCCAGCCCGGCCAGCGACAGCGACTCGATCGTCGGCTCGTCGTGGAACGCGGCGGAGAGCAGCGGCGACGCGCCGATCAGGTCACCGGCGGCGACGGTGATGGTGTTCTTCTTCTTCGACTCCTCGCGCAACTGCTTGAGGTAGGTGGCCAGGTACTCGGCTCCACCGGCGGTCTGCCCGGCGATGGTGCCGCTGGAGCCGGACGGCGGCTCGAGGTTGCCGTGGAAGTCGTTGAGGGCGAGCAGCTTTACGTCGACCGGCTTCGGCCCGGGCCGGTGGGCCTGGGAGGGGGTCGCGGCGACCGCGCTCAACGCGGCCGCGGTGAGGATGGCCAGACCGAGGGCGGTCCGGCGGCGCATCCCGGAGACGGACATGGAACTCCTCGTGAGGGTCGGTGCGTGGGGTGTCCGGGCGATGAGTAGCCCGGCCCCTGAGCCGTACCGTTGCAGGGATCGATCGCAGGTCACGGCGTTGACGGCGCGGCCTGTCGCCCGACAGCCTCTCATCCCGGCCGCGATCGGTCGACTGGACGAGTACACCCGAGCTGGGCATACGACCGGCCACCTCCACCGGTCGGCTGGACGATTCCGACGTTACGGGCGGGTGACGTCCGGGAGTCCCTCCAGCCGGGCCGGCGCACCACGAGGGCCGCCGCGCCGGCCGCCTGTCCGAGCCGCCGCGCCGGCCTCCCGTCAGAGCCGGCGCGGCGGTGGCTTCCGGTCGGTCAGCGGTACGCGTAGTTGCCGCCCGACCCCCGGTACGGCGGGGCCGGGTTCCCGACGACAGGGTCACCGTTGTCGTCGAGCTGGCTGAACTCGCCGCTGTCCCCCCGGTCGCGGCGGTCCATGTCGCACAGCGCCCAGCGCCCCGCCGAAGGGAAGCGC
Proteins encoded in this region:
- a CDS encoding bifunctional metallophosphatase/5'-nucleotidase, whose protein sequence is MSVSGMRRRTALGLAILTAAALSAVAATPSQAHRPGPKPVDVKLLALNDFHGNLEPPSGSSGTIAGQTAGGAEYLATYLKQLREESKKKNTITVAAGDLIGASPLLSAAFHDEPTIESLSLAGLDYAAVGNHEFDEGPAELLRMQNGGCHPVDGCADGTPFKGAGFQYLSANAFKTSNGRPLLPPYAIHKVDGVKIGFIGMTLEGTPDIVSQEGVAGLEFTDEAVTANRYARELRRKGVETIVVLLHEGGNQAGAGGINDCVDFTGPVVDIAERMDPSIDVIVSGHTHQAYNCEVAGKLVTSASSFGRLVTDIDLKIDRRTGDVLSMQAENVVVTRDVTKDPKQTALIARYKEVLGPVAGVIVGSTAGPLTRAQETLYGTTLGESTMGNVIADAQLDATDTEQNAVAAFMNPGGVRADLDAGDVTYEEAFTVQPFANNLTTLDVTGAQLYCLLEQQFTVGRTLYPSDTVRYTVNPAGTTAPAGDPCAGSRVVPGSLTIGGTAVTATATYRITVNSFLAGGGDGFSVLTQGTNRVTGMIDLDGLIGYLKGNSPVAAPALDRISVA